The Thermosynechococcus sp. genome has a segment encoding these proteins:
- a CDS encoding SufE family protein, with product MLTASQPLPASLERVAQRFQQIAESQRRYEYLPSFAKGLPPFPAEQKVAKNKVPGCVSQVYLTASLQQGKVIFQGDSDSQLTKGLVGLLVKGLNRLAPAAIIQLKPDFIRQTGLDISLIPSRANGFYNIFQTIKQKALVYHLAEACLAT from the coding sequence ATGCTGACCGCCTCCCAACCCTTGCCTGCCTCCCTGGAGCGGGTTGCCCAGCGCTTCCAGCAGATTGCAGAATCGCAGCGGCGCTATGAATATCTGCCCTCGTTTGCCAAGGGCCTGCCGCCGTTTCCCGCGGAGCAAAAAGTGGCAAAAAATAAGGTCCCTGGCTGTGTGTCTCAGGTGTATCTGACTGCCAGTTTGCAGCAGGGCAAGGTAATTTTTCAGGGCGATTCCGACTCCCAACTGACGAAGGGATTAGTGGGCCTGTTGGTCAAGGGATTAAACCGGTTGGCTCCCGCCGCAATCATCCAGTTAAAGCCTGATTTCATTCGACAAACTGGGCTGGATATCAGCCTGATTCCTTCTCGTGCCAATGGTTTTTACAATATTTTTCAAACCATAAAACAGAAGGCACTGGTCTATCATCTGGCTGAGGCTTGCTTAGCAACTTGA
- a CDS encoding 1,9-bis(guanidino)-5-aza-nonane synthase: protein MNRELLLQKTVQPIDIKTLDVVPLVESMSHMAFQARNLGRAAKIYDTMLRDPDCAIILCLAGSLFSAGLKLVVYDLICHNMVDVIVSTGANIVDQDFFEALGFYHYVGDPLADDELLRQHGIDRIYDTYIDEHQLRVCDMTIAEIAASLEKRPYSSREFIQEMGRYLEQRGTDRPSVVLAAYQHHVPIFVPAFSDCSAGFGLVHHQWNSPAAHLTIDSVRDFRELTQCKLASPSTGLVMIGGGVPKNFAQDTVVAAELLGFDVRMHKYAIQVTVADERDGALSGSTLREAHSWGKVNKNVEQMVFSEATIAFPLIAGYAYGKGGWRDRPARRFAQLFSQPSANLLTV, encoded by the coding sequence ATGAATCGCGAGCTGTTGCTACAAAAAACTGTTCAACCCATTGACATTAAAACGTTAGATGTGGTGCCCTTAGTGGAGTCCATGAGTCACATGGCCTTCCAAGCACGCAACTTGGGACGGGCTGCCAAAATCTATGACACAATGCTGCGTGACCCGGACTGCGCGATTATCCTCTGTCTGGCAGGTTCTCTGTTTAGTGCGGGTCTGAAGTTAGTGGTCTATGATTTGATCTGCCACAACATGGTGGATGTGATTGTTTCAACTGGGGCCAATATTGTTGATCAAGATTTCTTTGAAGCATTGGGATTTTACCATTATGTCGGTGATCCGCTAGCAGATGACGAGCTGCTGCGGCAACACGGCATTGATCGCATCTATGACACCTACATTGACGAACATCAACTGCGGGTTTGCGATATGACCATTGCTGAGATTGCCGCATCGCTGGAAAAACGCCCCTATTCTTCACGGGAATTTATCCAAGAAATGGGGCGCTACTTGGAACAGCGCGGCACTGATAGGCCCTCAGTGGTATTGGCCGCTTACCAGCATCATGTGCCCATTTTTGTTCCAGCCTTCAGCGATTGTTCCGCAGGTTTTGGCCTCGTCCATCATCAGTGGAATTCACCGGCTGCCCATCTGACGATTGATTCAGTGCGCGATTTTCGCGAGTTAACCCAATGTAAATTGGCGAGTCCATCCACGGGGTTGGTGATGATTGGCGGCGGAGTTCCCAAAAACTTTGCCCAGGATACGGTTGTTGCAGCGGAACTGCTGGGATTCGATGTGAGGATGCACAAGTATGCGATTCAGGTGACAGTTGCCGATGAACGCGATGGGGCGCTCTCTGGCTCAACCTTGCGGGAGGCCCATTCCTGGGGCAAGGTGAACAAGAATGTTGAGCAGATGGTCTTTTCGGAAGCAACGATTGCCTTTCCTCTGATAGCGGGGTATGCCTATGGCAAAGGGGGTTGGCGCGATCGCCCAGCCCGGCGGTTTGCCCAATTGTTTAGCCAGCCGTCCGCCAATCTATTGACTGTGTAG
- a CDS encoding helicase HerA domain-containing protein, with product MNRSQAPSRHIVGIVKGPGDSSSEYIFITADAQPVRMGEFVYYELSRSPSATSNSDDGAVHQVLGKITSCRLIEHLPDRMFADHELNPGAVAALIGFTCEPAELYEMTVEIVGEFDPVFGFNNLRRLPVPGVKVYLAEDELLQRVLNRKKPGAPGAAHIGSLLLREEGAVPIALDVKELVSTHLAILAGTGSGKSYTAGVLVEELLSPKNRAAVLILDPHGEYDTLTQMRGHPAFQGEDGYQPQVKIIRPENIKIRVSALEFYDILTLLPQMSDRQQAILKKAHDEVRRCYPKGHWSIQDLIRAVYDVDRVEDEAGNVKPGSSADALAWKLEKMERSDYFHASEHLPPQELFTPGQVTILQMNEIPLEEQQVIATAILRQTNHARINTQKGRVSERDEQYLPYPVFILIEEAHRFAPAHEPSQCKRVLRTILSEGRKFGLGVGLITQRPGKLDSDVLSQCMSQFILRIVNPVDQESLKHGVEAAGRDLLRELPALSKGQVIIAGACVNTPVLCRVRQRLTTHGGDTLDAPALWQEYFAPRKQLERMIATAGPAPRPQPQTMGRLSLE from the coding sequence ATGAACCGTAGCCAAGCTCCCTCGCGCCACATCGTTGGCATTGTTAAAGGCCCTGGCGACAGCAGTAGTGAATACATCTTTATTACTGCCGATGCCCAGCCGGTGCGAATGGGCGAATTTGTCTATTACGAGCTGAGTCGTTCCCCAAGTGCGACCTCAAACTCCGATGATGGTGCTGTTCACCAAGTCTTGGGTAAAATTACCAGCTGCCGTCTGATCGAGCATCTGCCGGATCGCATGTTTGCCGATCACGAGCTGAATCCCGGTGCTGTGGCTGCTCTCATTGGTTTTACCTGTGAGCCGGCGGAACTCTATGAGATGACCGTAGAAATCGTCGGCGAATTTGATCCTGTTTTTGGTTTCAATAATTTGCGGCGGCTCCCCGTGCCCGGTGTCAAGGTCTATTTAGCCGAGGATGAGCTGCTGCAACGGGTCCTCAACAGGAAAAAGCCAGGGGCGCCGGGGGCGGCTCATATCGGGTCACTCCTGTTGCGTGAGGAGGGTGCCGTTCCCATTGCCCTTGATGTCAAAGAACTGGTGAGTACCCATCTGGCCATCCTTGCAGGGACAGGATCAGGAAAATCCTATACCGCAGGTGTGTTGGTGGAGGAATTGCTGTCCCCCAAAAATCGGGCAGCGGTGCTAATCCTTGACCCCCATGGGGAATACGACACTTTGACCCAAATGAGGGGACACCCAGCGTTTCAAGGGGAAGATGGCTATCAACCCCAGGTGAAGATCATTAGGCCAGAAAACATTAAAATTCGGGTCTCCGCCCTTGAGTTTTACGATATTCTCACCCTCCTTCCCCAGATGAGCGATCGCCAGCAGGCCATTCTCAAAAAAGCCCACGATGAAGTACGCCGCTGCTATCCCAAGGGCCATTGGAGTATCCAAGATTTGATTAGAGCGGTTTATGATGTGGATCGCGTTGAAGATGAAGCGGGCAATGTCAAGCCGGGTTCCTCTGCCGATGCTTTGGCCTGGAAGCTAGAAAAAATGGAGCGCTCCGACTATTTCCATGCCTCTGAACACTTACCACCGCAGGAGTTATTCACCCCCGGCCAAGTGACCATTCTGCAAATGAATGAGATTCCCCTTGAAGAGCAGCAGGTCATTGCCACCGCCATTTTGCGCCAAACCAACCATGCCCGCATCAATACCCAAAAAGGCCGCGTCTCTGAGCGGGATGAGCAATACCTCCCCTACCCGGTCTTTATTTTGATTGAGGAAGCACATCGCTTTGCCCCTGCCCATGAACCCTCGCAATGTAAGCGGGTGCTGCGCACGATTCTCAGTGAAGGCCGTAAATTTGGCCTGGGGGTGGGATTGATTACCCAGCGTCCGGGCAAACTCGATAGCGATGTTCTCTCCCAGTGCATGAGCCAGTTTATTCTGCGAATTGTCAACCCCGTGGATCAAGAGAGCCTCAAACATGGGGTGGAGGCGGCGGGTCGAGATTTGCTCAGAGAACTGCCGGCCCTCAGCAAGGGGCAAGTGATTATTGCCGGTGCCTGTGTGAATACCCCTGTTCTCTGCCGCGTGCGGCAACGCTTGACGACTCACGGGGGGGACACGCTGGATGCCCCTGCCCTGTGGCAAGAGTATTTTGCCCCACGCAAACAGTTGGAGCGGATGATCGCAACGGCCGGCCCCGCCCCCCGTCCTCAACCGCAAACCATGGGCCGGCTGTCGCTCGAATAA
- a CDS encoding TPM domain-containing protein: MPQQLRRWFRQLGLVMVLVSFCWLGAIAPAHSFNNPELLPPEPTNVIDLAQILTPVQKARLDSELADFEAQTGWKLRVLTQYDRTPGLAVRDFWDLDDRSILLVADTRGGNLLNFNVGDTAYRVLQRTFWVELQTRFGNQYFVRDNGEDQAILQSLQAIETCLAQGGCRAVPGLPQEQWILTLATSIFGGLILGFVARPRRPAQKVAWTWILLFSPLWGMLFFAFGLGPVLVRTQEWLPLLRNVAGFALGAIIAFFIPTPGAPPAVLEE, from the coding sequence ATGCCTCAACAACTCCGGCGCTGGTTTCGCCAACTTGGCCTAGTCATGGTGCTTGTTAGCTTCTGCTGGTTGGGGGCGATCGCCCCTGCCCACAGCTTTAACAATCCTGAATTGTTACCCCCAGAACCAACAAACGTTATTGACTTAGCCCAAATTCTTACCCCGGTTCAAAAGGCACGCCTTGACAGCGAACTCGCCGACTTTGAGGCGCAGACCGGTTGGAAATTGCGCGTCCTCACCCAGTACGATCGCACCCCCGGCCTGGCTGTACGCGATTTTTGGGACTTAGACGATCGCAGTATTCTGTTGGTGGCGGATACCCGCGGTGGGAATCTTTTGAACTTTAATGTGGGCGACACGGCCTACCGCGTCCTCCAGCGCACCTTTTGGGTCGAATTGCAAACCCGCTTTGGCAACCAATACTTTGTCCGCGACAACGGCGAAGATCAGGCTATTCTGCAGTCTCTACAAGCCATCGAAACCTGCCTTGCCCAAGGGGGCTGCCGTGCTGTGCCAGGATTACCCCAAGAGCAATGGATCCTCACCCTCGCCACCTCGATCTTTGGCGGTCTTATTTTGGGTTTTGTGGCCCGTCCCCGCCGTCCCGCTCAAAAGGTGGCTTGGACGTGGATTCTCCTCTTTTCACCTCTGTGGGGGATGCTTTTCTTTGCCTTTGGCTTAGGTCCTGTTCTAGTGCGCACTCAAGAATGGCTACCGCTGCTGCGCAATGTGGCCGGTTTTGCCCTCGGGGCCATTATTGCTTTCTTCATTCCTACCCCCGGTGCTCCCCCAGCTGTTCTCGAGGAGTAG